In the Deltaproteobacteria bacterium genome, one interval contains:
- a CDS encoding valine--tRNA ligase, with the protein VGQTLAVETESGTLQLPVIADPAVDPSFGTGVVKVTPAHDPADWEMGQRHGLALRSVVGTDGRMTAEAGRYAGLDRFECRRRIVEDLRALGLLEREEPYRHRVGVCYRCGTVVEPLVSRQWFVRIQPLALPATAAVRDGRTRFIPKQWENTYFAWMENIRDWCISRQLWWGHRIPVWTCEGCGETVVARDDPTECPACRGAALVQEADVLDTWFSSALWPFSTLGWPERTADLARYYPTSVLVTGFDIIFFWVARMVMMGLRFTGDVPFRDVYIHGLIRDPLGQKMSKSKGNVIDPLGLLDTYGTDALRFALAAFVGMGRDIKLAPERIEGYRNFANKLWNAARFVLMNVEGAGSAAPAVADTLSRGERPPDAALPDRWILSRLERATAEVREALDAYRFNDAAVRLYQFTWNEFCDWYVEAAKIPLGAGGAAAERTRGVLLHVLERLLRLLHPIMPFISEEIWQAVVAEGWGAARAARFPPSIMVAEYPHPLGTLLDDAAEADMGRLMALVRAVRNLRSELNLPPSRRLAAEVFAADAAARRLLEAASELITTLARIDPLTLLDTPTRPRHAAIETLDGIELYVPLAGVVDDVGGELRRLERELAKVEDELGATAAKLRNPQFTEKAPEEVVEEVRAKGVQLEERRAALGRSLERLRGMEA; encoded by the coding sequence TGGTCGGGCAGACGCTCGCGGTGGAGACGGAATCGGGCACGCTGCAGCTTCCCGTCATCGCCGATCCGGCGGTCGACCCGAGCTTCGGCACGGGCGTGGTCAAGGTGACGCCGGCGCACGACCCCGCCGACTGGGAGATGGGCCAGCGCCACGGGCTCGCGCTCCGCTCGGTGGTCGGCACGGACGGTCGCATGACCGCGGAGGCCGGGCGCTATGCCGGGCTCGACCGCTTCGAGTGCCGGAGGCGCATCGTCGAGGACCTCCGCGCGCTGGGCCTCCTCGAGCGCGAGGAGCCGTACCGGCACCGGGTCGGGGTGTGCTACCGCTGCGGCACGGTCGTCGAGCCGCTCGTCTCGCGCCAGTGGTTCGTCAGGATACAGCCGCTCGCGCTCCCTGCGACGGCCGCGGTGCGCGACGGCCGGACGCGCTTCATCCCGAAGCAGTGGGAGAACACGTACTTCGCGTGGATGGAGAACATCCGCGACTGGTGCATCTCACGCCAGCTCTGGTGGGGGCATCGCATCCCCGTCTGGACGTGCGAGGGCTGTGGCGAGACGGTCGTCGCGCGCGACGACCCGACCGAATGCCCCGCCTGTCGCGGCGCCGCGCTGGTTCAGGAAGCCGACGTCCTCGATACCTGGTTCAGCTCGGCGCTCTGGCCCTTCTCGACGCTCGGTTGGCCGGAGCGCACGGCGGACCTGGCACGCTACTACCCCACCAGCGTGCTCGTCACCGGCTTCGACATCATCTTCTTCTGGGTGGCGCGCATGGTGATGATGGGGCTCCGCTTCACCGGCGACGTGCCCTTCCGCGACGTCTACATCCACGGCCTGATCCGCGACCCGCTCGGCCAGAAGATGAGCAAGTCGAAGGGCAACGTGATCGACCCGCTCGGGCTGCTCGACACCTACGGGACCGACGCGCTCCGCTTCGCGCTCGCCGCCTTCGTCGGCATGGGGCGGGACATCAAGCTCGCACCCGAGCGGATCGAGGGCTACCGGAACTTCGCCAACAAGCTGTGGAACGCGGCTCGTTTCGTCCTGATGAACGTCGAGGGTGCCGGCTCCGCCGCCCCCGCCGTCGCCGACACCCTCTCGCGTGGCGAGCGGCCGCCGGACGCTGCCTTGCCGGACCGCTGGATCCTCTCGCGGCTCGAGCGCGCGACCGCCGAAGTGCGCGAGGCGCTCGACGCCTATCGCTTCAACGACGCGGCGGTGCGGCTCTACCAGTTCACCTGGAACGAGTTCTGCGACTGGTACGTCGAGGCGGCCAAGATCCCGCTCGGGGCGGGAGGCGCCGCGGCCGAGCGGACGCGCGGCGTGCTGCTCCACGTCCTCGAGCGGCTGCTTCGCCTGCTCCATCCGATCATGCCCTTCATCTCGGAGGAGATCTGGCAGGCGGTGGTGGCCGAGGGCTGGGGGGCGGCGCGCGCGGCGCGCTTCCCGCCGAGCATCATGGTGGCGGAGTACCCGCACCCGCTCGGCACCCTGCTCGACGACGCGGCCGAGGCCGACATGGGGCGCCTGATGGCCCTCGTGCGCGCCGTCCGCAATCTCCGCTCCGAGCTGAACCTCCCGCCGTCGCGGCGGCTCGCCGCCGAGGTCTTCGCGGCGGACGCGGCCGCCCGGCGCCTGCTCGAGGCCGCGTCGGAGCTCATCACGACCCTGGCGCGCATCGACCCGCTCACGCTCCTCGACACGCCCACGCGGCCCCGCCACGCGGCCATCGAGACGCTCGACGGCATCGAGCTCTACGTGCCGCTCGCGGGCGTCGTCGACGACGTCGGCGGCGAGCTGCGCCGGCTCGAGCGGGAGCTCGCGAAGGTGGAGGACGAGCTCGGCGCGACGGCGGCGAAGCTCCGTAACCCGCAGTTCACCGAGAAGGCGCCCGAGGAGGTGGTGGAGGAGGTGCGGGCGAAGGGCGTCCAGCTCGAGGAGCGGCGCGCGGCCCTCGGCCGGAGCCTCGAGCGGCTGCGCGGGATGGAGGCCTGA
- a CDS encoding type III pantothenate kinase, whose product MLLAINVNNTYTKIGIYSGARLALNWRLQTEPGRTADEYGVFLLGLFEAAGAAVSAIDAVIVASVVPPMNPIIDELARKFFRQEPMQVGPGIRTGMPILMENPKEVGADRIVNAVAGYDRARSACIVVDFGTATTFDYVTARGEYAGGVIVPGIAISLDALFMRTAKLPRVELVRPPRVVGRNTIHAIQSGVIHGYTALVDGLVERIRRENDPQARVLATGGLASLIAPESSTIESVDEFLTLDGLRIVYERNGGRDAS is encoded by the coding sequence GTGCTGCTCGCGATCAACGTCAACAACACCTACACGAAGATCGGCATCTATTCGGGCGCTCGTCTGGCCCTCAACTGGCGGCTCCAGACGGAACCCGGGCGCACGGCGGACGAGTACGGGGTCTTCCTGCTCGGGCTCTTCGAGGCGGCCGGGGCCGCCGTCTCCGCCATCGACGCGGTCATCGTGGCGAGCGTCGTGCCGCCGATGAACCCGATCATCGACGAGCTGGCGCGCAAGTTCTTCCGTCAGGAGCCGATGCAGGTGGGGCCCGGCATCCGCACGGGCATGCCGATCCTCATGGAGAACCCGAAGGAGGTGGGTGCCGACCGCATCGTCAACGCCGTCGCCGGCTACGACCGCGCGCGCAGCGCGTGCATCGTCGTCGACTTCGGGACGGCGACGACCTTCGACTACGTGACCGCGCGCGGCGAGTACGCTGGCGGGGTGATCGTGCCGGGCATCGCCATCTCGCTCGACGCGCTCTTCATGCGCACGGCCAAGCTGCCACGGGTGGAGCTCGTCCGGCCGCCGCGGGTGGTGGGTCGCAACACCATCCACGCCATCCAGTCGGGTGTGATCCACGGCTACACGGCGCTGGTCGACGGCCTGGTCGAGCGCATCCGGCGGGAGAACGACCCGCAGGCCCGCGTGCTCGCCACGGGCGGGCTCGCGTCGCTCATCGCGCCCGAGTCGTCCACCATCGAATCGGTGGACGAGTTCCTGACCCTCGACGGGCTTCGCATCGTCTACGAGCGCAACGGAGGACGAGATGCCAGCTGA
- the nadC gene encoding carboxylating nicotinate-nucleotide diphosphorylase, translating to MAALIDLALEEDVGGGDGTSEALVPSGTRARGMLYAKQRLVVCGLPLLHRVFGALGAVRITLGAREGAQAEPGDVLATLEGDARALLAGERLALNLLQHLSGIATLTRTCVERVRGTRLVVRDTRKTVPGLRLLGKYAVRTGGGTNHRLALDDAILIKDNHLVLRGGRVADAVRAARAAAPGLPLEVECRTLGEVEEAVAAAPDLILLDNMSLAGLAEAVRLVAGRVPLEASGGIGPEDLPEVAATGVDYVAMGMLTHSAPAADLSLKLAPVP from the coding sequence ATCGCGGCGCTCATCGACCTGGCGCTCGAGGAGGACGTGGGCGGCGGCGACGGGACATCGGAAGCCCTCGTGCCGTCCGGCACGAGGGCCCGCGGCATGCTTTACGCAAAGCAGCGTCTCGTTGTCTGCGGCCTGCCGCTCCTCCACCGCGTCTTCGGCGCGCTCGGCGCGGTCCGCATCACCCTTGGAGCCCGGGAGGGGGCGCAGGCCGAGCCGGGCGACGTGCTGGCGACGCTCGAGGGCGACGCGCGCGCGCTGCTCGCCGGCGAGCGGCTGGCGCTGAACCTCCTCCAGCACCTCTCGGGCATCGCGACGCTGACCCGCACGTGCGTCGAACGCGTCCGCGGCACGCGTCTCGTGGTGCGCGACACGCGGAAGACCGTCCCGGGTCTCCGGCTGCTCGGCAAGTACGCGGTGCGCACCGGCGGCGGCACCAACCATCGCCTCGCGCTCGACGACGCGATCCTCATCAAGGACAACCACCTCGTGCTGCGCGGCGGCAGGGTGGCCGACGCCGTTCGCGCCGCCCGCGCGGCCGCGCCCGGGCTGCCGCTCGAGGTCGAGTGCCGGACGCTCGGGGAGGTCGAGGAGGCCGTCGCCGCGGCGCCCGACCTGATCCTCCTCGACAACATGTCGCTCGCGGGGCTCGCCGAGGCGGTGCGGCTGGTCGCCGGGCGCGTGCCGCTCGAGGCCTCGGGCGGCATCGGGCCGGAGGACCTGCCCGAGGTCGCCGCCACCGGCGTGGACTACGTCGCCATGGGCATGCTGACCCACTCGGCGCCGGCCGCCGATCTGAGTCTGAAGCTCGCACCGGTGCCATGA
- a CDS encoding biotin--[acetyl-CoA-carboxylase] ligase → MTPGERIVAWLRASTAPLSGEELARRLGCSRAAVWKQIGALRRLGYRIEARRAHGYALAAAPDRLGPAELAPHLAGRWRDIRWLAETDSTQRVARELGRAGAPEGTVVIAEAQTAGRGRLGRTWHSPRGVNLYCSIVLRPPLSPAAVPQVALVAGVAAAAALAETPGLAPRLKWPNDVLIDGRKVAGILTEMEAEVERVHHVILGIGVNLNAPRAAFPPELRERATSLFLATGRRVDRAAVTGRLLAALEARYGRFLEGGFEAVRAEWESYSCLTGTDVRVASAEGEMAGRVLGLDTDGALMLARPDGTSTRIVAGEVTVRG, encoded by the coding sequence ATGACGCCGGGCGAGCGGATCGTCGCCTGGCTGCGCGCCTCCACGGCGCCGCTCTCGGGCGAGGAGCTCGCTCGCCGCCTCGGCTGCTCGCGCGCCGCCGTGTGGAAGCAGATCGGGGCGCTGCGCCGTCTCGGGTACCGGATCGAGGCGCGGCGCGCGCATGGCTACGCGCTGGCGGCTGCGCCCGATCGGCTCGGGCCCGCGGAGCTCGCGCCGCACCTCGCCGGCCGCTGGCGTGACATCCGCTGGCTGGCCGAGACCGACTCGACCCAGCGCGTCGCGCGCGAGCTCGGCCGGGCGGGCGCCCCGGAGGGGACGGTGGTGATCGCCGAGGCGCAGACCGCGGGTCGCGGCCGGCTCGGGCGCACGTGGCACTCGCCGCGGGGCGTGAACCTCTACTGCTCGATCGTGCTCCGGCCGCCGCTGTCGCCGGCCGCCGTGCCGCAGGTGGCGCTGGTGGCGGGCGTGGCGGCGGCTGCGGCGCTCGCCGAGACGCCGGGCCTCGCGCCGCGCCTCAAATGGCCGAACGACGTCCTCATCGACGGCCGCAAGGTCGCGGGAATCCTCACCGAGATGGAGGCCGAGGTCGAGCGCGTGCACCACGTGATCCTCGGCATCGGCGTCAATCTCAACGCGCCGCGCGCCGCCTTCCCGCCCGAGCTGCGCGAGCGGGCGACGTCTCTCTTCCTCGCCACCGGGCGTCGGGTCGACCGCGCCGCCGTCACGGGCCGGTTGCTCGCCGCGCTGGAGGCGCGTTATGGTCGCTTCCTCGAAGGCGGATTCGAGGCGGTGCGAGCCGAGTGGGAGTCCTACTCTTGCCTGACCGGAACGGACGTGCGTGTGGCCTCGGCCGAGGGTGAGATGGCGGGGCGGGTGCTCGGGCTCGATACCGACGGCGCGCTCATGCTCGCGCGTCCCGACGGTACCAGCACCCGAATCGTCGCAGGCGAGGTGACAGTCCGGGGCTGA
- the fusA gene encoding elongation factor G, protein MPADEVAKVQNIAVVGQGGAGKTTVADALLFAAGAVTRLGRVDDGTSAFDTEPEEQRRKTTITAALHHVAWRKHEVNLIDTPGYSSFLHDARNCLHAATGAVLVLGPTGGEVKVEAEKVWGWLAELGIPAVGFITRMDRERADVGHALKDLQAIGAKPALLQLPVGREAEFRGVIDLLSGRAYLYQGESGVVQEAAPPAELADEVRAARERLVETIAEANDALLEKYLEGVELTADELGAGLREGVRAGKFLPVLCGAAGRAIGLHPLLDAIVDLLPSPADLKPWVGDNPKTGDSVERAADPTAPFSAFVFKTIVDPFAGRLSVLRVVSGRIHADLNCINSARDVRERIGHPLKLEGKKQTAVTAAVAGDIVAVAKLKDVASGDTLCDEKSPIVFPPLPDTPAAISFAVAPKSKADDEKVMQGLHRLMEEDTALRVHRDEQTKEFVVSGTGQLHLEVAIERLKRKFGTEVELKAPKVPYKETIKGSAKAQGKYKRQTGGRGQYGDTWLEIAPLARGKGFEFEDAIVGGVIPRNFIPAVEKGIREVLPQGILAGYPIVDLKVKLYDGTYHDVDSSEMSFKIAASMGFKKAFEMCKPVLLEPIMTMNVVVPDECMGDVIGDLNSRRGKVVGVEPKGNGQQVIKAHVPMAEVLRYAPDLRSMTSGRGDFALEFSHYEEVPPHIAEKLIKEAQATRAERHG, encoded by the coding sequence ATGCCAGCTGACGAGGTCGCGAAGGTCCAGAACATCGCCGTCGTCGGGCAGGGCGGGGCGGGGAAGACGACCGTGGCGGACGCGCTGCTCTTCGCGGCTGGAGCGGTGACCCGCCTCGGGCGGGTCGACGACGGCACGTCCGCGTTCGACACCGAGCCCGAGGAGCAGCGCCGCAAGACGACGATCACCGCCGCCCTCCACCACGTCGCGTGGCGCAAGCACGAGGTGAACCTGATCGACACGCCCGGCTACTCGTCCTTCCTGCACGACGCGCGCAACTGCCTCCACGCCGCCACCGGCGCCGTCCTGGTCCTCGGCCCGACGGGGGGCGAGGTGAAGGTCGAGGCCGAGAAGGTCTGGGGCTGGCTCGCCGAGCTCGGCATCCCCGCCGTCGGCTTCATCACGCGCATGGACCGCGAGCGCGCCGACGTCGGGCACGCGCTGAAGGACCTCCAGGCGATCGGTGCCAAGCCCGCGCTCCTCCAGCTCCCCGTCGGCCGCGAGGCGGAGTTCCGCGGCGTGATCGACCTGCTCTCCGGCCGCGCCTATCTGTACCAGGGGGAGTCGGGCGTCGTGCAGGAGGCGGCCCCGCCCGCCGAGCTCGCCGACGAGGTGCGGGCGGCGCGCGAGCGGCTGGTCGAGACGATCGCCGAGGCCAACGACGCGCTCCTCGAGAAGTACCTCGAGGGGGTGGAGCTGACGGCCGACGAGCTCGGGGCCGGCCTCCGCGAGGGCGTGCGCGCGGGCAAGTTCCTGCCCGTCCTCTGCGGGGCGGCGGGCCGCGCCATCGGGCTCCATCCGCTGCTCGACGCGATCGTCGACCTGCTGCCGTCGCCGGCGGACCTGAAGCCCTGGGTGGGGGACAACCCGAAGACGGGCGACAGCGTCGAGCGGGCCGCCGATCCCACGGCCCCCTTCTCCGCCTTCGTCTTCAAGACGATCGTCGATCCCTTTGCCGGCCGCCTCTCCGTGCTGCGCGTCGTCTCCGGCCGCATCCACGCCGACCTCAACTGCATCAACTCGGCCCGCGACGTCCGGGAGCGCATCGGCCACCCCCTCAAGCTCGAGGGCAAGAAGCAGACGGCGGTGACGGCGGCGGTGGCGGGCGACATCGTCGCGGTCGCGAAGCTGAAGGACGTGGCCTCCGGGGACACGCTCTGCGACGAGAAATCGCCCATCGTCTTCCCGCCGCTGCCCGACACGCCGGCGGCGATCTCGTTCGCGGTTGCGCCGAAGAGCAAGGCCGACGACGAGAAGGTCATGCAGGGGCTCCACCGCCTCATGGAGGAGGACACGGCGCTCCGCGTCCACCGCGACGAGCAGACCAAGGAGTTCGTCGTCTCGGGTACCGGGCAGCTCCACCTCGAGGTGGCGATCGAGCGGCTCAAGCGCAAGTTCGGCACCGAGGTGGAGCTGAAGGCGCCGAAGGTGCCGTACAAGGAGACGATCAAGGGCTCGGCCAAGGCGCAGGGCAAGTACAAGCGCCAGACCGGCGGCCGCGGGCAGTACGGCGACACCTGGCTCGAGATCGCCCCGCTCGCGCGCGGCAAGGGCTTCGAGTTCGAGGACGCGATCGTCGGCGGCGTGATCCCGCGCAACTTCATCCCCGCCGTGGAGAAGGGCATCCGCGAGGTCCTCCCGCAGGGCATCCTCGCCGGCTACCCGATCGTCGATCTGAAGGTGAAGCTCTACGACGGCACGTACCACGACGTCGACTCGTCGGAGATGTCGTTCAAGATCGCGGCCTCGATGGGGTTCAAGAAGGCCTTCGAGATGTGCAAGCCCGTGCTGCTCGAGCCGATCATGACGATGAACGTCGTCGTGCCCGACGAGTGCATGGGCGACGTGATCGGCGACTTGAACAGCCGCCGCGGCAAGGTGGTGGGCGTCGAGCCCAAGGGCAACGGCCAGCAGGTGATCAAGGCGCACGTGCCGATGGCGGAGGTCCTGCGCTACGCGCCCGACCTCCGCTCGATGACCAGCGGGCGCGGCGATTTCGCCCTCGAGTTCTCGCACTACGAGGAGGTGCCGCCGCACATCGCCGAGAAGCTCATCAAGGAGGCGCAGGCCACCCGGGCCGAGCGGCATGGCTGA
- a CDS encoding SGNH/GDSL hydrolase family protein has product MRAVRWLAAAVLGLAGLAGLGEAVLRLAGFGHPILYDNRAAYGYRPLPDQTRRRFGGARVHVNNLGLRGADVTPERPPGALRILFLGDSVTWGGSYVDDAQLFATIAADTVRRQHPGRFTAVEALDAGVNGWGAENIAGLVGAEGEFPDAFGSDVWVLTILDDDFRRERTHVGEVPYFNVSPAMAWEELLVLGAYRIVTTYKRPKPAADFERIGREDLEVYRALAAHARARGALVLFVWHPGRAAVGGAEEVWKGRLAAMAADARVPLLDLLPAYRHAGGAALYVDGLHLGVAGHAVAGRAIGEWLAEAVLR; this is encoded by the coding sequence ATGCGTGCAGTCCGCTGGCTCGCGGCGGCGGTGCTGGGATTGGCCGGGCTCGCCGGGCTCGGCGAGGCGGTGCTGCGCCTGGCGGGGTTCGGGCACCCGATCCTCTACGACAACCGCGCGGCCTACGGCTACCGCCCGCTGCCGGACCAGACCCGACGGCGCTTCGGAGGCGCGCGCGTCCACGTCAACAACCTCGGGCTGCGCGGCGCCGACGTGACGCCCGAGCGGCCGCCCGGCGCGCTCCGCATCCTCTTCCTCGGCGACTCGGTGACGTGGGGCGGCAGCTACGTGGACGACGCCCAGCTCTTCGCGACGATCGCCGCCGACACCGTGCGACGCCAGCATCCCGGCCGCTTCACGGCGGTGGAGGCGCTCGACGCAGGCGTCAACGGCTGGGGTGCCGAGAACATCGCCGGCCTGGTCGGCGCCGAGGGCGAGTTCCCTGACGCCTTCGGCAGCGACGTCTGGGTGCTGACCATCCTCGACGACGATTTCCGGCGCGAGAGGACGCACGTGGGCGAGGTGCCGTACTTCAACGTCTCGCCGGCCATGGCGTGGGAGGAGCTGCTCGTGCTCGGTGCCTACCGGATCGTGACGACGTACAAGCGCCCGAAGCCGGCCGCCGACTTCGAGCGCATCGGGCGAGAGGACCTCGAGGTCTACCGGGCGCTCGCCGCGCACGCACGCGCGCGGGGAGCCCTCGTGCTCTTCGTCTGGCACCCCGGCCGGGCGGCGGTGGGCGGCGCGGAGGAGGTCTGGAAGGGACGGCTCGCCGCGATGGCCGCCGACGCCCGCGTGCCGTTGCTCGACCTCCTGCCGGCCTACCGGCACGCGGGCGGCGCCGCCCTCTACGTCGACGGGCTCCACCTCGGCGTCGCCGGACACGCGGTCGCGGGGCGGGCGATCGGGGAGTGGCTGGCGGAGGCGGTGCTCAGATGA
- a CDS encoding glycosyltransferase, with product MTAMPTVSVVIGTYNSARWLGATIDSVRRQTFQDWELVIVDDGSTDDTRRVVGGHADDPRIRYVLQTRAGRSAARNRGIAMSSGPLVAFLDADDLWRPEKLARQVATLAADPAAGLCYTAARFIDAAGRELLTRKPLRAVSGWILPRLMRGNVIILASVLVRRTCLEAVGAFEATLHACEDWDLWLRLARRYPVAVVDEELTLYRVHGDNTARAKVLEGGLRVVDRLYLESDMPRLAHLSRAAARARLYWYDAASMAAEDRSTAIGLAGRALRECPRTVASRPAAGALAALLLPSATLRAVRRLGVVRTTGR from the coding sequence ATGACCGCCATGCCCACGGTGAGCGTCGTCATCGGGACCTACAACAGCGCACGCTGGCTGGGTGCGACGATCGACAGCGTCCGCCGGCAGACGTTCCAGGACTGGGAGCTCGTCATCGTCGACGACGGCTCCACCGACGATACCCGGCGCGTGGTGGGCGGTCATGCAGATGACCCCCGCATCCGTTACGTTCTCCAGACGCGAGCGGGACGGTCCGCGGCGCGCAACCGGGGCATCGCCATGTCGTCGGGGCCGCTCGTCGCCTTCCTCGATGCCGACGACCTCTGGCGGCCGGAGAAGCTCGCCCGGCAGGTCGCCACGCTCGCCGCCGACCCGGCCGCAGGCCTCTGCTACACGGCGGCGCGCTTCATCGACGCAGCGGGCCGCGAGCTCCTCACCCGCAAGCCGCTCCGGGCGGTCTCCGGCTGGATCCTGCCCCGGCTGATGCGCGGGAACGTCATCATCCTCGCGTCCGTGCTCGTACGTCGCACCTGCCTCGAGGCCGTCGGCGCCTTCGAGGCCACCCTGCACGCGTGCGAGGACTGGGACCTCTGGCTGCGCCTCGCCCGGCGGTACCCCGTGGCGGTCGTCGACGAGGAGCTCACGCTCTACCGGGTGCACGGCGACAACACGGCACGCGCCAAGGTGCTCGAGGGCGGCTTGCGGGTGGTCGACCGGCTCTACCTCGAGAGCGACATGCCCCGCCTGGCGCACCTCAGCCGCGCGGCCGCCCGCGCCCGCCTCTACTGGTACGACGCCGCATCCATGGCCGCCGAGGACCGCTCGACGGCGATCGGGCTCGCAGGCCGGGCGCTCCGCGAGTGCCCGCGCACGGTGGCAAGCCGCCCCGCCGCCGGTGCGCTTGCCGCGTTGCTGCTCCCGAGCGCCACGCTCCGAGCGGTGCGGCGGCTGGGTGTGGTCCGGACGACCGGGCGATGA
- a CDS encoding sulfatase, whose translation MTPHGRRRVAAGVALLVGAAVVWVRLRSREFSLPARIVTEDVIADLSAAFDRDNVAAEAPDALVRQGVVQPGEPLRGAGARRAIVAPPGARIRFRATLPAGAALRFGAGMETTPGRRERASGVRFIVTVDGRRLYQRLVNPAAHHRDRRWFDERIDLGLDVDRPVEIVLETVAERRDRPPAGAPGWTRVRAVRDTVRDRQPAAPGTPNVLVLLVDTLRADAVGAYGAEPSRTPTLDRLAAEGLVFEHAVAQSSWTLPSVASLLSGLHPRSHGAVRSQPVDDDERGRGELLSDAVTTWAEQAAHAGITTVGVSANPLVSRATNLAQGFETFVEFSWDPAGRNWTPAAAVNRTFLRWLERNRGHRFVAYLHYMEPHDPYTPPAAFRPAAPAGVRPAIAAGWVRDTADALNRKGAPPLSAAEIGHLRHLYHGEVGAWDAELAMLLDGLAAFGVRDSTLVIVTADHGEEFQEHGRLRHGSQLYQESIRVPLVIFGPGVRAGRRTDLAQGIDLFPTITALLGIATPPGLPGRNLLRGGGAGAAVSETAVGIAPAGNRIEVLSLVMAGWKLIHAPALGRFELYDLGRDPAERENRYGTAPEGDSMRQVLQRWRETVPAPPQPSGYDASFGDRLRALGYVQ comes from the coding sequence ATGACGCCGCACGGCCGTCGGCGAGTGGCTGCGGGCGTGGCGCTCCTCGTCGGCGCCGCCGTCGTATGGGTCCGACTCCGCTCGCGTGAGTTCTCTCTTCCGGCGCGGATCGTCACCGAGGACGTGATCGCCGACCTGAGCGCGGCGTTCGACCGTGACAACGTCGCGGCCGAGGCCCCCGACGCCCTCGTGCGTCAGGGAGTCGTGCAGCCCGGGGAGCCGCTACGCGGCGCCGGCGCGCGCCGGGCGATCGTGGCGCCGCCCGGAGCCCGCATCCGCTTCCGCGCCACGTTGCCCGCCGGCGCCGCGCTGCGCTTCGGTGCCGGCATGGAGACCACGCCAGGCCGGCGAGAGCGCGCGAGCGGCGTGCGCTTCATCGTGACCGTCGACGGGCGCAGGCTGTACCAGCGGCTCGTCAACCCCGCCGCGCACCACCGCGACCGGCGCTGGTTCGACGAGCGAATCGACCTCGGGCTCGACGTCGACCGCCCGGTCGAGATCGTGCTCGAGACGGTCGCCGAACGCCGCGATCGGCCGCCCGCCGGGGCGCCGGGTTGGACCCGCGTTCGGGCCGTCCGCGACACCGTGCGTGACCGGCAGCCGGCCGCGCCCGGGACGCCGAACGTCCTCGTGCTGCTGGTCGACACGCTGCGTGCGGACGCCGTCGGCGCCTACGGTGCCGAACCGAGCCGGACGCCTACGCTCGACCGCCTGGCGGCCGAAGGGTTGGTGTTCGAGCACGCCGTCGCGCAGTCGAGCTGGACTCTCCCGTCGGTGGCCTCGCTCCTCAGCGGCCTGCATCCGCGCAGCCACGGGGCGGTGAGGAGCCAGCCGGTCGACGACGACGAGCGCGGCCGCGGAGAGCTGCTGAGCGACGCGGTGACCACGTGGGCCGAGCAGGCAGCGCACGCCGGCATCACGACGGTGGGGGTATCGGCCAATCCCCTCGTCTCGCGGGCAACCAACCTGGCCCAGGGCTTCGAGACGTTCGTGGAGTTCAGCTGGGACCCGGCGGGCCGGAACTGGACGCCGGCGGCAGCGGTCAACCGGACGTTCCTGCGCTGGCTGGAGCGCAACCGTGGCCACCGTTTCGTCGCCTACCTCCACTACATGGAGCCCCACGATCCATACACGCCTCCCGCCGCGTTCCGGCCGGCCGCCCCCGCGGGCGTCCGTCCCGCGATCGCCGCGGGCTGGGTGCGGGACACGGCCGACGCGCTGAACAGGAAGGGAGCCCCGCCCCTCTCGGCGGCGGAGATCGGGCATCTCCGGCACCTCTACCACGGCGAGGTCGGGGCCTGGGATGCAGAGCTCGCAATGCTGCTCGATGGCCTCGCGGCCTTCGGCGTGCGGGACTCCACGCTCGTCATCGTGACGGCCGACCATGGCGAGGAGTTCCAGGAACACGGGCGGCTCAGGCACGGGTCACAGCTCTATCAGGAATCCATCCGGGTCCCGCTCGTGATCTTCGGCCCGGGAGTCCGTGCGGGACGCCGCACGGACCTCGCCCAGGGCATCGATCTCTTCCCGACGATCACAGCCTTGCTGGGCATCGCCACGCCCCCTGGCCTACCGGGTCGTAACCTGCTGCGCGGGGGAGGGGCCGGCGCCGCCGTGTCCGAGACCGCCGTGGGGATCGCGCCGGCGGGAAACCGTATCGAGGTCCTGTCGCTCGTCATGGCGGGCTGGAAGCTGATACACGCGCCCGCGCTCGGGCGCTTCGAGCTCTACGACCTCGGCCGCGACCCCGCCGAGCGCGAGAACCGATACGGCACCGCGCCCGAGGGCGACTCGATGAGACAGGTCCTGCAGCGCTGGCGGGAGACCGTGCCAGCCCCACCGCAGCCCTCGGGGTACGATGCGAGCTTCGGCGATCGGCTCCGGGCCCTCGGCTACGTGCAGTGA